A portion of the Paenibacillus hamazuiensis genome contains these proteins:
- a CDS encoding response regulator: MLNLIVIDDEPIIVDGLYELFQEIRDVELTIYKAYSAVEALETIRRNKMDIVITDIEMPEMTGLQLQELIVSQWPACRIIFLTGYSDFSYVQSAVRNGAADFILKTEGDEKIIAAFYKAAHSVSRELDAEQLLEKAKRQMQLARPALQREYLLHLVQSDVPEKDHVRRQRFEELAIGLHPERPVLLVLGRVDNWHADMSGPDKALLLYAVQNISEEYLSRCRVAFASYSVNKFVMLVQPVPPEQPGDRAEPAAGGREDPLYMFVSGMLDNIQAACKKYLKISVSFAVGQRPADWAEAGRRWMELELLLGRGLGLGQEVILTERREPAAEARLAHSEETEQKLYRLLKRIDRAEAALENGHQEPFFEWLDEVLQTVAAETPFNPLQTEAYYASAQLLLRTFNRAGAYPDGWRAEQLDRLMNIRYHADWREASAHLHRTASLIFEKKQQERTDRSDELVEKINRFIHEHLDKDLSLNRLSEKVYMNPSYLSRLYKQLTGTGISEFILEVRMEKAKELLKLSRHKVQDISRMTGFETPAYFTRLFKKYTGLTPQEYRELHTEVGL, translated from the coding sequence ATGCTCAATCTGATCGTCATTGACGACGAGCCGATCATTGTGGACGGCTTGTATGAACTGTTTCAGGAAATCCGGGATGTGGAGCTGACGATTTATAAAGCCTACTCCGCCGTCGAGGCGCTCGAGACGATCCGCCGCAACAAGATGGACATCGTCATCACCGATATCGAAATGCCGGAGATGACCGGACTTCAGCTGCAGGAGCTGATCGTGTCGCAATGGCCGGCCTGCAGAATCATTTTTTTGACCGGCTACAGCGATTTCTCCTATGTGCAGAGCGCAGTGAGAAATGGAGCAGCCGATTTCATTCTCAAGACGGAAGGCGATGAGAAAATTATCGCCGCCTTTTACAAAGCGGCCCACTCCGTTTCGCGGGAGCTGGACGCCGAACAGCTGCTGGAGAAGGCGAAGCGGCAGATGCAGCTGGCTCGGCCCGCCCTGCAGCGGGAATATTTATTGCACCTGGTTCAAAGCGATGTCCCAGAGAAAGATCACGTGCGAAGGCAGCGGTTTGAAGAACTCGCTATCGGCCTTCATCCTGAACGGCCGGTTTTGCTTGTGCTGGGCAGGGTTGACAACTGGCATGCTGACATGTCGGGACCGGACAAGGCGCTGCTGCTTTATGCGGTGCAAAATATTTCCGAGGAGTATTTGTCGAGGTGCCGGGTGGCATTTGCCTCCTATTCCGTCAATAAATTCGTGATGCTCGTCCAGCCGGTGCCGCCGGAACAGCCGGGGGACCGGGCTGAACCCGCGGCGGGCGGGCGGGAGGATCCGCTGTACATGTTTGTCAGCGGCATGCTCGACAACATTCAAGCCGCCTGCAAAAAATATCTCAAGATTTCCGTGTCGTTCGCCGTCGGCCAGCGGCCGGCGGACTGGGCGGAGGCGGGACGCCGTTGGATGGAGCTGGAGCTGCTGCTTGGACGCGGGCTTGGCCTCGGGCAGGAGGTCATTTTGACAGAGCGGCGGGAACCCGCTGCGGAAGCGAGACTTGCGCATTCGGAGGAAACGGAGCAGAAGCTGTACCGCCTGCTGAAGCGGATCGACCGAGCCGAGGCGGCGCTGGAGAACGGGCATCAAGAGCCGTTTTTCGAGTGGCTGGACGAGGTGTTGCAAACCGTCGCGGCCGAAACGCCGTTTAATCCGCTGCAGACCGAAGCGTATTACGCGTCGGCCCAACTGCTGCTGAGAACGTTCAACCGGGCGGGAGCGTACCCCGACGGATGGAGGGCCGAGCAGCTCGACCGGCTGATGAATATCCGCTATCACGCAGACTGGCGCGAGGCATCGGCCCATCTGCACAGAACGGCGTCGCTTATATTCGAAAAGAAGCAGCAGGAGAGGACAGACCGCTCCGACGAACTCGTTGAGAAAATCAACCGATTTATTCACGAACATCTGGACAAGGACTTGTCTCTAAACCGCCTTTCGGAGAAGGTGTACATGAATCCGTCCTATTTGTCGAGGTTATACAAGCAGCTGACGGGGACAGGAATTTCGGAATTCATTCTCGAGGTGCGGATGGAGAAAGCGAAGGAACTGCTGAAGCTGTCGCGCCACAAGGTCCAGGACATCAGCCGGATGACCGGATTCGAGACGCCGGCTTATTTTACGAGGCTGTTCAAAAAATATACCGGCCTGACTCCGCAGGAATACAGGGAACTGCATACAGAGGTCGGTTTGTAG